A single genomic interval of Spinacia oleracea cultivar Varoflay chromosome 6, BTI_SOV_V1, whole genome shotgun sequence harbors:
- the LOC110781743 gene encoding FCS-Like Zinc finger 1 — protein MESSATSSIRRPFFRGGEDDGLASIAGFSGNNHPNTTNNNNHGYPVNHHQNQPFTCYNGDGGGGIMMRRRNSLRNITSLSPVSSPTRSVSARLFDARFEELHSPHFLESCHLCKKPLGGNRDIFLYRGDTPFCSEECRQEQIDIDESKEKNRKMKALRSKKEANKSSSANSSSSPSKTPSYPFRTGTVVAA, from the exons ATGGAATCATCTGCAACATCATCTATCAGAAGGCCTTTTTTCCGCGGCGGAGAAGACGACGGTTTAGCTTCAATCGCTGGTTTTTCCGGTAACAACCACCCTAATACTACCAACAATAACAACCACGGATATCCCGTAAATCATCATCAGAATCAGCCTTTTACGTGCTACAACGGCGACGGCGGTGGTGGTATTATGATGAGAAGAAGGAATAGTCTTAGAAATATAACTTCTCTTTCCCCTGTTTCTTCTCCTACTAGATCCGTATCCGCTCGCCTGTTTGATGCTAGATTTGAAGAGCTCCATTCTCCTCATTTCCTCGAATCATGCCATCTTTGCAAGAAGCCTCTCGGCGGTAACCGCGATATCTTCTTGTACAG AGGGGATACGCCGTTCTGCAGTGAAGAGTGTAGGCAAGAACAGATTGATATTGACGAATCCAAGGAGAAGAACAGAAAAATGAAGGCGTTAAGAAGCAAGAAAGAAGCAAATAAATCAAGTTCTGCTAATTCATCATCTTCCCCTAGTAAAACCCCAAGCTACCCTTTTCGGACCGGAACTGTCGTCGCTGCGTAA